Proteins from a single region of Antechinus flavipes isolate AdamAnt ecotype Samford, QLD, Australia chromosome 2, AdamAnt_v2, whole genome shotgun sequence:
- the ADD3 gene encoding gamma-adducin isoform X1, translating to MSSDANPGVITTPPPPSMPHKERYFDRINENDPEYIRERNMSPDLRQDFNMMEQRKRVTQILQSPAFREDLECLIQEQMKKGHNPTGLLALQQIADYVMASSFSGFASTPLSLGMVTPINDLPGADTTSYVKGEKLIRCKLASLYRLADLFGWAHLANSYITVRISKEQDHIIIIPKGLSFSEATASNLVKVNIIGEVVDQGSTNLRIDHTGFSPHAAIYSTRPDVKCVIHIHTPATAAVSSMKCGILPISQESLILGEVAYYDYQGSLDEQEERIQLQKVLGPSCKVLVLRNHGVVALGETLEEAFHYIFNVQLACEIQVRALAGAGGVDNLLILDLQKYKAFTHSVAATGGGGVNMSSQQKWKVGEIEFEGLMRTLDNLGYRTGYAYRHPLIREKPRHKSDVEIPATVTAFSFEDDMVPLSPLKFLAQRQQREKTRWLNSPNTYMRVNVPEESWNGETSPRTKITWMKAEDSSKVSGGTPIKIEDPNQFVPLNTNPSEVLEKRNKIREQNRYDLKTAGPQSQLLAGIVVDKPSSTMHFEEDEHAPPAPPNPFSDLTERELEEYKKTIERKQQGLEDAEQEIVSDDGSSVSQIQSQTQSPQTVPEKLEENHEIFSKSIISMEVPVVVVNGKDDMHDVEDDLAKRVSRLTTSTTLESVEITIRPSEKIEEVLSPEGSPSKSPSKKKKKFRTPSFLKKNKKKEKVEA from the exons GCCTTTCGAGAAGACCTGGAATGCCTTATTCAAGAGCAGATGAAGAAGGGTCACAATCCAACTGGACTGCTGGCATTGCAACAAATCGCAGATTATGTCATGGCCAGCTCTTTCTCAGGTTTTGCTTCAACTCCCCTCA gccTTGGAATGGTTACACCCATCAATGACCTTCCTGGTGCAGATACCACCTCATATGTGAAGGGGGAAAAACTCATTCGTTGTAAACTAGCCAGTTTATATAGACTTGCTGACTTGTTTGGGTGGGCACACTTGGCAAATTCCTATATCACC gTAAGAATAAGCAAGGAACAAGATCACATTATCATTATTCCTAAGGGTCTATCTTTTTCTGAAGCCACAGCCTCCAACTTg GTAAAAGTCAATATAATAGGAGAAGTAGTTGATCAGGGAAGTACAAATTTGAGAATCGACCATACTGGATTCAGTCCTCATGCTGCTATCTACTCCACACGCCCTGATGTTAAATGTGTGATACACATCCATACTCCTGCAACAGCAGCA GTATCCTCAATGAAGTGTGGGATCCTTCCAATCTCTCAAGAATCACTGATCCTGGGAGAAGTTGCATATTATGATTACCAAGGATCTCTGGATGAACAAGAAGAGAGAATTCAGCTACAGAAAGTTCTGGGGCCGAGCTGTAAG GTGCTGGTGCTAAGGAACCATGGTGTGGTAGCACTTGGAGAAACATTAGAGGAAgcctttcattatatttttaatgtgcaattagcctgtgagaTACAG GTCCGGGCATTAGCAGGAGCAGGAGGAGTAGACAATCTCCTCATATTAGACCTGCAGAAATATAAGGCTTTCACTCATTCTGTAGCAGCAACAGGAGGAGGAGGTGTGAACATGAGTTCCCAACAGAAGTGGAAAGTTGGGGAGATTGAGTTTGAAGGTCTAATGAGGACACTGGATAACCTG gGGTACAGAACTGGCTATGCTTATAGACATCCTTTGATCCGAGAGAAACCCAGACACAAAAGTGATGTGGAGATTCCTGCAACTGTGACTGCCTTTTCTTTTGAAGATGACATGGTGCCCCTTTCACCTCTCAAATTCTTAGCACAGAGACAGCAACGTGAAAAGACAAGATGGCTGAACTCGCCAAATACTTATATGAGAGTGAATGTACCTGAGGAGTCTTGGAATGGGGAGACTAGTCCCAGAACAAAAATCACA TGGATGAAGGCAGAAGATTCCTCTAAAGTTAGTGGTGGAACACCTATCAAAATTGAAGATCCAAACCAGTTTGTTCCTCTGAATACAAACCCAAGTGAGGtcctggaaaagagaaataag ATTCGGGAACAAAACAGGTATGACTTGAAGACTGCAGGACCACAATCTCAGTTGCTTGCTGGCATTGTTGTTGATAAGCCTTCTTCA ACCATGCATTTTGAAGAAGATGAACATGCTCCACCAGCTCCACCTAACCCCTTCAGTGATCTGACAGAACGGGAACTTGAAGAGTATAAGAAGACAATCGAACGCAAACAGCAAGGTCTGGAAG ATGCTGAGCAGGAAATAGTCTCAGATGACGGTTCATCTGTCTCACAAATTCAATCTCAAACTCAGTCACCGCAAACTGTCCCTGAAAAATTAGAAG AAAACCACGAGATATTTTCCAAGAGCATTATCTCCATGGAAGTGCCCGTTGTGGTAGTGAATGGCAAAGATGATATGCATGATGTTGAGGATGATCTTGCCAAGCGTGTGAGTCGATTAACCACGAGCACAACTCTAGAGAGTGTTGAAATTACCATTAGGCCTtctgaaaaaattgaagaagtcCTGTCCCCTGAAGGTTCTCCTTCAAAATCACCAtcgaagaaaaagaagaaatttcgcACTCCATCTTTtctgaaaaagaacaagaaaaaggagaaagttgaAGCCTAA
- the ADD3 gene encoding gamma-adducin isoform X2 has protein sequence MSSDANPGVITTPPPPSMPHKERYFDRINENDPEYIRERNMSPDLRQDFNMMEQRKRVTQILQSPAFREDLECLIQEQMKKGHNPTGLLALQQIADYVMASSFSGFASTPLSLGMVTPINDLPGADTTSYVKGEKLIRCKLASLYRLADLFGWAHLANSYITVRISKEQDHIIIIPKGLSFSEATASNLVKVNIIGEVVDQGSTNLRIDHTGFSPHAAIYSTRPDVKCVIHIHTPATAAVSSMKCGILPISQESLILGEVAYYDYQGSLDEQEERIQLQKVLGPSCKVLVLRNHGVVALGETLEEAFHYIFNVQLACEIQVRALAGAGGVDNLLILDLQKYKAFTHSVAATGGGGVNMSSQQKWKVGEIEFEGLMRTLDNLGYRTGYAYRHPLIREKPRHKSDVEIPATVTAFSFEDDMVPLSPLKFLAQRQQREKTRWLNSPNTYMRVNVPEESWNGETSPRTKITWMKAEDSSKVSGGTPIKIEDPNQFVPLNTNPSEVLEKRNKIREQNRYDLKTAGPQSQLLAGIVVDKPSSTMHFEEDEHAPPAPPNPFSDLTERELEEYKKTIERKQQGLEENHEIFSKSIISMEVPVVVVNGKDDMHDVEDDLAKRVSRLTTSTTLESVEITIRPSEKIEEVLSPEGSPSKSPSKKKKKFRTPSFLKKNKKKEKVEA, from the exons GCCTTTCGAGAAGACCTGGAATGCCTTATTCAAGAGCAGATGAAGAAGGGTCACAATCCAACTGGACTGCTGGCATTGCAACAAATCGCAGATTATGTCATGGCCAGCTCTTTCTCAGGTTTTGCTTCAACTCCCCTCA gccTTGGAATGGTTACACCCATCAATGACCTTCCTGGTGCAGATACCACCTCATATGTGAAGGGGGAAAAACTCATTCGTTGTAAACTAGCCAGTTTATATAGACTTGCTGACTTGTTTGGGTGGGCACACTTGGCAAATTCCTATATCACC gTAAGAATAAGCAAGGAACAAGATCACATTATCATTATTCCTAAGGGTCTATCTTTTTCTGAAGCCACAGCCTCCAACTTg GTAAAAGTCAATATAATAGGAGAAGTAGTTGATCAGGGAAGTACAAATTTGAGAATCGACCATACTGGATTCAGTCCTCATGCTGCTATCTACTCCACACGCCCTGATGTTAAATGTGTGATACACATCCATACTCCTGCAACAGCAGCA GTATCCTCAATGAAGTGTGGGATCCTTCCAATCTCTCAAGAATCACTGATCCTGGGAGAAGTTGCATATTATGATTACCAAGGATCTCTGGATGAACAAGAAGAGAGAATTCAGCTACAGAAAGTTCTGGGGCCGAGCTGTAAG GTGCTGGTGCTAAGGAACCATGGTGTGGTAGCACTTGGAGAAACATTAGAGGAAgcctttcattatatttttaatgtgcaattagcctgtgagaTACAG GTCCGGGCATTAGCAGGAGCAGGAGGAGTAGACAATCTCCTCATATTAGACCTGCAGAAATATAAGGCTTTCACTCATTCTGTAGCAGCAACAGGAGGAGGAGGTGTGAACATGAGTTCCCAACAGAAGTGGAAAGTTGGGGAGATTGAGTTTGAAGGTCTAATGAGGACACTGGATAACCTG gGGTACAGAACTGGCTATGCTTATAGACATCCTTTGATCCGAGAGAAACCCAGACACAAAAGTGATGTGGAGATTCCTGCAACTGTGACTGCCTTTTCTTTTGAAGATGACATGGTGCCCCTTTCACCTCTCAAATTCTTAGCACAGAGACAGCAACGTGAAAAGACAAGATGGCTGAACTCGCCAAATACTTATATGAGAGTGAATGTACCTGAGGAGTCTTGGAATGGGGAGACTAGTCCCAGAACAAAAATCACA TGGATGAAGGCAGAAGATTCCTCTAAAGTTAGTGGTGGAACACCTATCAAAATTGAAGATCCAAACCAGTTTGTTCCTCTGAATACAAACCCAAGTGAGGtcctggaaaagagaaataag ATTCGGGAACAAAACAGGTATGACTTGAAGACTGCAGGACCACAATCTCAGTTGCTTGCTGGCATTGTTGTTGATAAGCCTTCTTCA ACCATGCATTTTGAAGAAGATGAACATGCTCCACCAGCTCCACCTAACCCCTTCAGTGATCTGACAGAACGGGAACTTGAAGAGTATAAGAAGACAATCGAACGCAAACAGCAAGGTCTGGAAG AAAACCACGAGATATTTTCCAAGAGCATTATCTCCATGGAAGTGCCCGTTGTGGTAGTGAATGGCAAAGATGATATGCATGATGTTGAGGATGATCTTGCCAAGCGTGTGAGTCGATTAACCACGAGCACAACTCTAGAGAGTGTTGAAATTACCATTAGGCCTtctgaaaaaattgaagaagtcCTGTCCCCTGAAGGTTCTCCTTCAAAATCACCAtcgaagaaaaagaagaaatttcgcACTCCATCTTTtctgaaaaagaacaagaaaaaggagaaagttgaAGCCTAA